From Cellulomonas dongxiuzhuiae, the proteins below share one genomic window:
- a CDS encoding YigZ family protein — MRSYLTIARDGEATLEVKRSRFLCTLRRVEQESEARALVDELRRAHWDARHHCSAFVIGPDAMLQRSSDDGEPAGTAGAPMLEVLRGHGVSDVAVVVTRWFGGILLGAGGLVRAYGDAVSAGLAEVGTLERRLLEEWSVRLDHTEAGRVEAELRTRGVEVLDTAYAQDVRLLLGVTDPQALVATVAALTSGRVEPERVGERWVDGR; from the coding sequence ATGCGCTCCTACCTGACCATCGCCCGGGACGGTGAGGCGACCCTCGAGGTCAAGCGGTCCCGGTTCCTGTGCACGCTGCGCCGGGTCGAGCAGGAGAGCGAGGCCCGCGCCCTGGTCGACGAGCTGCGCAGGGCCCACTGGGACGCGCGCCACCACTGCTCCGCGTTCGTCATCGGCCCGGACGCGATGCTGCAGCGGTCGTCCGACGACGGCGAGCCGGCCGGGACCGCCGGGGCGCCGATGCTCGAGGTGCTCCGCGGTCACGGCGTCAGCGACGTCGCGGTGGTCGTCACCCGCTGGTTCGGCGGGATCCTGCTGGGCGCCGGCGGGCTCGTGCGGGCGTACGGCGACGCGGTGTCCGCCGGGCTGGCGGAGGTCGGCACGCTCGAGCGGCGGCTGCTCGAGGAGTGGAGCGTGCGCCTCGACCACACCGAGGCGGGACGCGTCGAGGCCGAGCTGCGCACGCGCGGCGTCGAGGTGCTCGACACCGCGTACGCGCAGGACGTGCGGCTGCTGCTCGGCGTCACCGACCCGCAGGCGCTCGTGGCGACCGTCGCGGCGCTCACCTCGGGCCGGGTCGAGCCGGAGCGCGTCGGCGAGCGGTGGGTCGACGGGCGCTGA
- a CDS encoding ABC-F family ATP-binding cassette domain-containing protein, producing MSATLQARSVAAAFGDRELFSGLDLVVAPGDVVGLVGPNGAGKTTLLRILAGQRPPDAGSVALSPPTAQVGYLVQEVERRPDESVRAYLERRTGVHDAQRAMDAASDALAVDAPDAADEFTRALERWMALGGADLDTRLDVVAADLGLAVDLDLPMTALSGGQAARVGLAALLLSRFDMYLLDEPTNDLDADGLDRLEEFVERAQAPVVVVSHDREFLARTVTTVVEIDRSLQRVVTYGGSYDAYLEERSTARRQAREAYEDYAGRRDALASRARMQRAWMEKGVRNARRKASDNDKHVKHHRGETSEKQASKARQTDRMIERLETVDEPRKEWQLQMSIATAPRSGAVVATTRAAVVRRGDFVLGPVDLQLDWQDRVAVTGPNGSGKSTLLALLLGRLAPDEGSASLGPGVLVGEVDQARAAFEGDEPVGEAFARQVPEWSTADVRTLLAKFGLAGHQVGRPAASLSPGERTRAALALLQARGVNLLVLDEPTNHLDLPAIEQLEHAMESFDGTILLVTHDRRMLDTVRLTRRWHVEEGQVREVRPD from the coding sequence ATGAGTGCAACCCTCCAGGCCCGGTCGGTCGCCGCGGCGTTCGGCGACCGTGAGCTGTTCTCCGGGCTCGACCTCGTCGTCGCGCCGGGCGACGTCGTGGGGCTCGTCGGGCCCAACGGCGCGGGCAAGACGACCCTGCTGCGGATCCTCGCAGGTCAGCGGCCCCCGGACGCGGGGTCGGTGGCGCTGTCGCCGCCCACCGCGCAGGTCGGCTACCTCGTCCAGGAGGTCGAGCGGCGCCCCGACGAGAGCGTGCGGGCCTACCTGGAGCGGCGTACCGGGGTGCACGACGCGCAGCGCGCGATGGACGCGGCGTCGGACGCGCTCGCGGTGGACGCGCCGGACGCCGCCGACGAGTTCACCCGTGCGCTCGAGCGCTGGATGGCGCTGGGCGGCGCCGACCTCGACACGCGCCTCGACGTGGTCGCCGCCGACCTGGGCCTCGCGGTCGACCTCGACCTGCCCATGACCGCGCTGTCCGGCGGTCAGGCGGCACGTGTCGGCCTCGCGGCGCTGCTGCTCTCGCGCTTCGACATGTACCTGCTCGACGAGCCGACCAACGACCTGGACGCCGACGGCCTGGACCGGCTCGAGGAGTTCGTGGAGCGCGCGCAGGCGCCGGTCGTCGTCGTCAGCCACGACCGCGAGTTCCTCGCGCGGACCGTCACGACGGTTGTCGAGATCGACCGCAGCCTGCAGCGCGTCGTGACGTACGGGGGCTCGTACGACGCCTACCTCGAGGAGCGGTCGACGGCCCGCCGCCAGGCGCGCGAGGCGTACGAGGACTACGCGGGGCGGCGCGACGCGCTGGCCTCGCGCGCCCGGATGCAGCGCGCGTGGATGGAGAAGGGCGTGCGCAACGCGCGGCGCAAGGCATCCGACAACGACAAGCACGTCAAGCACCACCGGGGCGAGACGTCCGAGAAGCAGGCGTCCAAGGCGCGCCAGACGGACCGGATGATCGAGCGGCTCGAGACCGTGGACGAGCCGCGCAAGGAGTGGCAGCTGCAGATGAGCATCGCGACGGCACCGCGCTCGGGCGCTGTCGTGGCGACGACGCGCGCCGCGGTGGTGCGCCGCGGCGACTTCGTCCTGGGACCCGTGGACCTGCAGCTCGACTGGCAGGACCGCGTCGCGGTCACCGGGCCCAACGGGTCCGGCAAGTCGACGCTCCTCGCGCTGCTGCTGGGGCGGCTCGCCCCCGACGAGGGCAGCGCGTCGCTCGGGCCGGGCGTGCTGGTCGGCGAGGTCGACCAGGCGCGCGCCGCGTTCGAGGGCGACGAGCCCGTCGGTGAGGCGTTCGCGCGGCAGGTGCCGGAGTGGTCGACGGCCGACGTGCGCACGCTGCTCGCCAAGTTCGGCCTCGCCGGCCACCAGGTCGGGCGCCCCGCGGCGTCGCTGTCGCCGGGCGAGCGCACGCGGGCGGCGCTGGCGCTGCTGCAGGCCCGCGGCGTGAACCTGCTGGTCCTCGACGAGCCGACCAACCACCTCGACCTGCCGGCCATCGAGCAGCTCGAGCACGCCATGGAGTCGTTCGACGGCACGATCCTGCTGGTCACGCACGACCGGCGGATGCTCGACACCGTGCGTCTGACGCGGCGCTGGCACGTCGAGGAGGGACAGGTGCGCGAGGTCCGGCCGGACTGA